DNA from Triplophysa dalaica isolate WHDGS20190420 chromosome 9, ASM1584641v1, whole genome shotgun sequence:
GGCTGTTGCTTTCTAACTTCACACTGTTCTTAGGATTTGGTTTCTCTTCTGTCCCAATTCTGTATGCTGGAACTTAGAATAAAGTGCAACTGCACCACCTGGTGGTTTAAGTGGGAAATATGTACATAACCTCAAGTGTGTCAATGGATATTCATTGATAAGTCCTGTTCAGCTGTGGGTGTTATGCTTTcctaatttttctttttttctttattaaaatacatcaatacAGTAGGATTATTCAtgttctctctttatttttaacatttggttaataaaacagcagaaaataataatgaacCGAAAGAAGGCAACTCTCCTTCCCATCAGCATGATTTTAATGACAACTATGGtgactttttctttaaaatctgtttaaaactcttttttaatTGTTGCGAAGAATTTTTACTGGTGTCAGTAAGATTCAATGTGACTAGTTCAGAGTACTTTGTGGTGCTCAGAAgctttgttgtttttacaaatctCTCTACAGTGTCTGACCATGAACtttactttaaagggatacttcacccaaaagttctgtcatcatttactcttagttgttccaaatgtgtataaatgtctttgttttgatgaacacagagaaagaaatttggaagaatacttataTCCGAACacatctcaacacccattgtaggaaaaaattattactaatttttttgttctgttgaagacaaaaaaagatatttagaagattgtcggacagcaaacagttctgggccatttttgaccaccattgtatgTTTTCCTACCATGGGAGTTATCGAGGGCCAAAATGTGGctatacgcattcttccaaatatctgactctgtgttcatcagaacaaagacatttattcagattttcaACAACTCGAATGTGTGTAAATAAGGACAGAATTTACactttttggtgaagtatccctttaacaccaCAGTGGTGTGCCTTTAACTAATAAACATCCCTGTTGAGAAAGGCTTGGGGATTTTCTTGTCTGCATACTTCttattgttataatttaactttttcaaatgcactttTATTGTAAGGTGACCAGACATAAGTGACCCCGTTTTCCGGGGACAGTCCCGGATTTTGGTGTTTTGTCGTCGACTGGAGCTGTCCCCGAAAATATCCCCGTCTTACAGCACGtccaaaaaaaatacacttaaaaagcCCGATCAACACATACTGCGGAGTACAGAGCAACAATGTAATGTGTAGTTACACCAGCAGAGGGGGCTGTAAACTACACTTATTACTCGCGCGCCGCTTAGCGGTGAAAAATGTACGACTAGACATGAGGAAGCGTCATCAAATTATTATCAATAGACAAGATTCAAAGTTATCTGGTTCAAGGTACTAACTTCTCATGTTAAATTAAAGTGAAACTGTTTCTAAGGAGCCTAAAGCAGGTCCAAAAGCACAAAcaggttattttaaaagttttaattacTGGTTGTAATGACTGAATacagttttcaaacatttaaacaattagAGAACtatacagttttatttgttttatgttcttaatatttgttatattttgtttttttgtgttaatgcaTGCAACTGTTTTGATCATTTGAAATGGTTAGTGGTTTTACTATTTTCACAATTTACAATTTTTCCATAGAGTTTTGGTAAACTTTCTAAAACCAGTTACGGTCAGTTTGATTtgcaaacaatatttgtattgtacTTAATTTTAATAGtacacaaaatctttaataattatgtgcaacaaaaaagggaaaaacaatGTGACcctgttttttaattaattgattacAACAAATCACATTTCAATGATACTTTGACCATTCAACTAGAAAATGTCCctggttttcatttaaaaatccaGTCACCTTATTTTATTGCACCCTTCTTACTGCAACGTATCCACACTTACCATTGCAAATGATCAACACAGTTACATGcattaacacaaaatatatcaGTATTCATCTTCACCACAAATACAGTCATGCTCCATTATGAAGCCATGTTTAGTTCAGTTGATGTCCATCCTTTAGAAAATAATGATCTGCAAGTGCAGGCCTTCGCCTGAGCATTCTGATAATACGTTTGGTTAAAGAATGCTAACTGATGGGGCATTTAAATAgttgttgttaaaaatgtaatagaGGTTTTGGTATGTTCTATGTTGTtggtttcttttcttctgtgaCTGTCTCGATCTGTGAAGGTACCTGTGAGCAGGTGCGATTTACTGTGGGGTCACATGACGATTCTAGTTCCGTTCTCTTAAATTCAGACATTGCTTTTTATGACAGTgttaacaagttgctaaaagcaacttttttattgatcttaaaagcttataaaattataattacaatattataataatcaataaacacattaaacaaagagagataaaaaatacattcatccTCCTTCCTATGgacaaaattcaaaatacacATATACAAAAAAGTCTCCATTTCGAACAAAAAGAAATTACAATTAAGTACAGAATTGGCAAACTCTTTCtatgaatataatatttacCATGTAAAATATCGACGTTCAAcacaaagcatacattttacattcattagTAAATGAACATAATTagaatattataataataacaagaaTAGAATTTCTTGGAGATAACATATGACAAATTTAAAGGAGCTGACATCAGAATgttacatcacatttataaaataaattatccaaAAATTCCTCCGACATATTACAAAACGTGCATTTCTTATTAAGGGTAAATTTTGTGCAAAAGTTTAAAGTGCACttctttgattttgttaaagatacataattaatatgcaGCTAACCAATTTCCAATCAATATATGGGATCTGAATATTCAAAAGGTTTTTCCTCTAGGACAGATTTTACGTTTGGATTGacaaattcattaaattattgtaTTACTGGAACGGGGAAAGAGTTTAAAACCATCTACTGACAACTCAGGAAACATCCGTTGATAACTCCCAAACGCAAGGTGACTTTTCATTAGCTGAATGAATCCATTCAGAATATCATTCACAACTTTTTGAAATTCTTCAAAATCGGATATTAAGTTTCCGAGTTAAAAATTGCACATGAACGTCCTCTGACGTCGCGTTTCCCACTGGGAAGTTGGAAAATAATTTCGATACCACAGTTCCCGAGATGGGCGGGCCTTACCTGTAGCTTACCTGGCGATCTAGGGGCGAGGTTAGATCCAAATCCAGTCTCCTTCCCTTGAATTGTGATTGGTCGACACTGGATCCAGTCTCCTCCCACTGCGTCTTAATTAGTCGACATATTTCTGCAGCAGTTGTGCCACAACAACGTCATACTGGTGTCGTGTTCCACCATTCCCGCATTAAACCGCAACTAAAGTTATTTATTCGACAGATAATTTGCTCAGAaacaatctttatttatttattatttacgtgttttaataacataatttattagATTTAGGGGAAGGGTTTGGattaacatatttaactgtgATCATTACTAACAGGTGTAAACTAAATTATATTGATAAGAGCAAAAGTTGGCGACCACGGGTTGTAACTTAACTCAAAGTGGGAGGAGTCGGATCTGGATCCAGCCACCACCCTGTATCAATCAACATGTCGGATtggaaattctttttttttattaatgtacaaagctcaataaaaacattttatgccATAGCACAATACAATTCTTAACAGACATATTCGTGTTGATATGGCAtttctaaaacacaaaacaaaagagtataatatatatatataaaataataatactaaataaaaagagTGAGGGTCCTAATCGAATAACAAAACCATTTccaacataaacacaaatttaaGGGCATTTTTATCAGTCGTAAACCTAAGAGAAGTTACCAGTGTAACAAACTCGTTGAACAGACCATTGAAATGTGGTCAAGAGAAGGATTTCTGCTGTGTCAGATgggatttattgtttttttcgaGACAGCTTCATTCCAGCTGGGAATCATGACATGATAAGTGGGAGATGTCAAATTTCCGAAAGCACGTGAAGGCGTCATTATTCCTCTTGTTTTACGGTGATTGGCATCCAATGTCTTTGCGCGTTACCGCCCCCCTCCGCTCCGGAGTGGCGTTGCGACAACAACTCCCTCATCAATGAAAACCCGTCCTGAATGGTGCTGGTCAAATTAGCAATGTTTGTATTTATCTGCTGCATGTTGTCGGAGTTGCGTCTGACCGAGTCCTCCATCAACTCCAACATCCTCCTCTTTATGTGTAGGTCCTCCTCTGCGGGATCCGTCAGAATCTTCCTCTTCGGCCTGTCACCTCTGTGGCTGTTCAACTTTACCTTGAATAAAGCAGAGGGACGTGACGTTACGCATCACAAGTTAAGACCAAAGCTTATGTTGTGAATGATGCACTGACCATCATGACTAGGCCAACATCAAACGTCACAACATGGCTAACTCGCATAGCTTGTAAACATTAGCCTAGCGTCAGCTTACCCGGAGCGAATCGCGGCGCTGCTTTCCAACCGCAGAAGGGAGACAGTCGAGGGATTCTGTGGAGTATGGAGAGTCGGCGGCCAGCTCTACTGTCGATGTAGACGACTCTTCCAGGTCAGTCGTCTCGATGCCGGCGTCGATACAGCGCGTAGCAGGGGATCCACCCCAGATCTCTTCGCAAAGCGCATAAAATATGAGCACGACCCGTCCTTGGCCACTTCGACGCCCTTTGCCGACCGTCTGCCTGTATTTGCAGCGAATGCTTTTCAACTTGGTGGTGACTTGGGCTTTTGACAACATGTTAGCACCGTGAGGGAAATCCTTCTCGGTTGACTCCCTCGGATACTGCGCCTGAAACGCGTCCATTATGTCCGAGTACTTTGAGTGACACGACTCCCAGTCAACATTGTCTTTGAGTTTAGTCGACTTGTAATCGAGTGTGACTCTGAGAAGAAGTTCAACTTCGTCGTCGGTCCAGACGAACGACTCCACTCTCGCTCTTGACGCACTCGccatcttcttcttcttgttatTGCGCAAACACCAACTCTTCTTCGTTTTGGTGTATCTCGGCGGCAGAATAACAGCACCTCCTATTGGTCTGGCATGGGTACTACATCGGTTTGAGTGGTAGTGTGTACGCAAATATTTCTGGAGAATACGGATATAAAGGCAATTCAGTGCGATATTCAAAAG
Protein-coding regions in this window:
- the LOC130428876 gene encoding uncharacterized protein LOC130428876, translating into MLPKILNNFYSCVVESVFTSCITAWQHYSEGPQRVVKTAEKIIQDSTALSAVHLPSESPQKSCIHHKRPHTPQHRLFFPQKYLRTHYHSNRCSTHARPIGGAVILPPRYTKTKKSWCLRNNKKKKMASASRARVESFVWTDDEVELLLRVTLDYKSTKLKDNVDWESCHSKYSDIMDAFQAQYPRESTEKDFPHGANMLSKAQVTTKLKSIRCKYRQTVGKGRRSGQGRVVLIFYALCEEIWGGSPATRCIDAGIETTDLEESSTSTVELAADSPYSTESLDCLPSAVGKQRRDSLRVKLNSHRGDRPKRKILTDPAEEDLHIKRRMLELMEDSVRRNSDNMQQINTNIANLTSTIQDGFSLMRELLSQRHSGAEGGGNAQRHWMPITVKQEE